The nucleotide window TGGGGTTAGTTAATAAACCTATTATAACTGTACCAAACCATTTGATTGGTCAATGGGAAAAAGAGTTTTACAAAGCATATCCTAACGCAAATTTATTAGCAACAAATAAAGAAGATTTAGAAAAAAATAATAGAGAACAATTTTTTGGAAGAATTGCTACAAATAATTATGATGCAGTCATAATGTCACATAGTCAATTTAAACTTTTACCAGCTCCTTATGAAATTGTAAAAGAGCAAATAAATGAGGATATTTCTATTTTAGAAGATATGCTTGAAACTCAAAAAGAAATAGCCCAAAGAGATGGTAAATCAACTAGAGGTTTTTCAATTAAAGCTACAGAAGGAAAAATAAGTAATTTTAAAGCTCGATTAGATAATTTATTGCAAGAAAATAAGAAATCAAAGAGTATTGATTTTGGAGATTTAGGAGTGGATTTATTAGCAGTTGATGAAGCACATACTTATAAAAATTTATTAATTACAACTTCTATGGGAGATATATCAGGATTAGGAAATTTGAAAGGTTCTCAACAAGCTTATGATATGTATTGTAAAACAAGATATTTAAATGAGAAAAACAATAAAATAGCATTTCTTACAGGTACACCTATTTCAAACTCGATAACAGAATTATATACATTACAAAGATATATGCAACCTAAAGAGCTTTCAAAAAAAGGGATTAGTAGTTTTGATAGTTGGGCTTCAACTTTTGGGCAAGTTACTTCTTCGTGGGAATTAGATAGTTCAGGAGTAAACTATAAAATAGTTTCAAGATTTAATAAATTTAACAATGTTCCTGAATTAACAAAGATGTATAAAACTTTTGCAGATGTAATCACAAACAATGATATTAAAAAATTTGCTAAAGATTTTGTACCAAAATTGTATAACGATAAACCAATTAACACAATAGTTCCAAGAAGTGATATAGTTGCTGACTTTATTGGAGTACCTGACTCAAACAATCAATATCAAAAAGGTTCTATTATTTACAGAATGGAACATCAAGAAGAAGATATACATAGAAACAATCTATTAGCTTGTACAACTGACGCAAGGAAAGCTGGACTAGATTATAGATTAATCAATCCAAATGCAGAAGATTATGAAAACTCTAAAGTGAATGCAGTAGTAAATAATGTTTATAAAGAGTATTTAGACTGGAGTGATGTTAAAGGTACACAACTTATATTTTGTGATTTATCAACACCAAAAATAAATTCTCAAAAAATAGAATTAAATGAAGCTCTAAATAGCAATAATAAAATAGAGGAAATAAATTTAAATGATTTGATAGATAATGAAAAATCTAAAAGCAATGATGAGCTTATAGCTGAAACTTCTAAATTTGATATTTATTCAGATATTTTAAAAAAACTTGTTTCGAAAGGTGTATCTCAAGAGGAAATTAGATTTATACATGATGCTAATACTGATTTACAAAAATCAGCATTATTTGATGATGTTAAAAGTGGTAAAGTAAGAGTTTTAATTGGTTCTACATTTAAAATGGGTGCTGGTACAAATGTACAAGATAGAGCTGTTGCAATTCATCATATAGATTGTCCTTGGCGACCATCTGATTTAGAACAAAGAAACGGAAGAGTAATAAGACAAGGGAATAAACTATTTGAAGCCGACCCTGAAAACTTTAGAATAAAAGAGTTTAGATATGCAACTGAAAAAACATACGATGCTAGAATGTGGCAAACTATTGAAAGTAAAGCAAAATCAATAGAGCAATTTAGACAGGCTGGGCTAAGTTTAAGAGAATTAGAAGATTTTACAATGGGTTCAGCAGATGCAGCAGAAATGAAAGCAGAAGCAACAGGAAATCCTTTAATTTTAATGCAAGTTCAACTCTCAAGTGATTTAAGAAATGAAGAAATTTTTTATAATAATTTCAAAAAAGAAATATTTAATAATGAAGAATTTTTGAATAGAACCATAAAAAATAAAAGTGATAGTGAAGTTGAATTAAAAGATTTATATTCATTAAAAGAGCATTTATCTAAACACACTATTGACAATTTTAAAGGTAGTTATTATTCTATTGAAGATGAAGTTAGAAAAAAAATAGATTTTGATATTCCTAAAGAAGATATTGATGAGTCTAATAAAATGGTTCAAACACAATTAAAAAATGCTTTTGATAAAAATGTGGATGAAATGTTAAAGTACAAAAGTGATATTAAATTCTTTGATTATAGAGATATTGCAATTTATGGTAATAGACTAGATAAAACAAAAGTAGAGTTTTATTTAAAAAATGAGAAAGATAGTTTAGTTTATGAACCATCTAATCTTACAATAAGAGCTGAATCAGATTTATTAAATGGACTTAAAGATTCAGTAACATTAACGGGATTAATCAAAAGAGTAAACAATTTTTATGAAAGTTTGGATGATAGAATTAATAACTCTAAATCATATATTACAAAATGTGAAAAAGATATTAGAGAATTATCCATTATTACAGGGGAAAATGCTCCTAAATATAAGAATTTTGATTATCTAACAGCTCTTAGAAGTGATAATGAAAGAATAATTAATGAAATAAAAAGAACATCTAAAGAAAAAGACTATGTTTCAACTTGGAAACCAAAAAGTGAATTAATAAAAAATAAACTTCAACAAACACAAGTGATAAAACCTTTTAAACTAAAAGAAAAAAATAACTCACAAGAACTTGAAAGATAAAAATATAGTACCAAGATTTTATCCTGGTACTATATTTTTTTTGGTTCAATTTTAAATTATCAATATTTTTTAACATTATTTAATATTAATAAATACTTTTAAGTATTAATTAATATTATAAATTATAATATTCAATTAGTGATATTAATTAATATTAATTAATACTATTTAATATCAAATAAATTTTAAGAAATGGAGAGAAAATGAACTCAACTAACAAAATTGATACAACTTTTATATCAAAAATATTTGAAGAAGATAGAATAAATAGATTAAAAGAAGCAAGAAGTAAATTTTTTATTCTTGATGATTTTATTGAATTTGAAACAAATAAACAAATTTTATATGTTCAAAGTGATTTAAGATTAGCTCACCAATTACTGCTTCAAAGTTTGAAATACATTGATGAATGCTCTAATACGAAATATCTAAATTTTAATAATTTTAAAAATCTATGTGAAAATTTAAAATCAAATTTTAAATCAATATTCAAATTTGAAAAAATAGAAAATGATGAATATGAATATAAACAGTATAGAGTTACTATTACAAAAAATAACTCTACTTACACAGCTATACTCACTGAAAATAAACATAAAGAGGATTGGAATTATAAATATTGTAGTTATGCAGCAATTTTTGATGTAAATGAAGATGAAAACTACTATTTATTTAAAGAAAATGTTACAGAAGAATATGATATGTCAGTATATAGAGATTCTAATAGATTTAACTTTTCTAAAATGATAAGACAAATTATATCAGGAACTAAAAAAGAAGATAAAGAGTATAAATTAGAATTAAGACAAAATAATGACTTTTTTATCTCTTCAAAAAAACAAATAAATCAAAATTTTAATGACCTATTAGAACATATTGAAAATAGTATTTCAGAATATGATGAAGAACTAAAACATATAGTAGATGGTAAAAAAGAGTATGTTTTTAAAGATAATGAATATGTTGGTGAAAGTACACTTAAATTAAATTCAAAAGCTCGAAAAGTGATTAATAAAAATAAATACACTTACGATTTATTTATAAAATTACTTGATATTAAATTTCCAAATATTGAAATTATCAAATTTACTTATTTCTTATTGCACTATAAATTAAAAGGAAAATTATGAATATAGAATTATTAGAACAGATAAGAGTGTATCAATCTGTTTCAGGTTATACAAAAAAAGCTCTATCAAAAGAAATTAAAAAAATAGAAAGTTTTGAGGAATAAAAAATATGGTACTTATAACAATTGCAAATTTAAGAAGTGGTGGAAAATCATCTATTGCAAGATTAGTAGCTGAAAAACTAAATACAACTATTTTAAACTTTGATAAAAAAAGAAATAGTGAAGCTTACAATGTAGTTTCAACAATAAATATCCCTGAAAATAAATCTATTACTAGAAAAGAGGATTGTTTAATTTTGAAAGATAAAACAACAGAGCAAACAATAAAAACAAAATCAAATTATTTGATTTGTGATTTAGGTGGATATTTTGATGAAAGATTAGTTGATTTAAAAAGTGATTTTTATATTATCCCCTCTTTTGATGATTATGAAAGTATTAGTGAGAGTATGAGAACAGCTCATTTTATTCTCAAGGGAAATATAAAAGCTAAAATAATCTTTGTACTAAATGGTGCTTTTATTGTAGATAAAACAACTAAAGATGAGAAAATAAAAGAGTTTCAGGAACATATAGAAGTAAATGGATTTAATAGATTCACTACTCTATTCTTACCAAAAACAACTTTAATGAGAAAACTGGTTGATATGGGAACAATGAAAAATGATTTAAAAGGTAAATTTGAACAAGATATTAAGTACAAAAATATAGATAAATTTATAAGTAAACTTGTTAATTTATTAACAACTAATTAGTGTTCATTTCATTTAACTGAAATGAACACTAATTAAAATATTAGGAACAAACAATGAAAATAACACCTTTAGAAAAATATGAAATTATTGGATTTATAATTGCTTTAATAATTTTAGCTTATGCAATATTTTCATAAAAAATAAAAAATAAAAGGATAAAAATGAGCGAAATTATAATTAATTATATATACCCTTTAATGATTTTGATTCTACTTTATATTTCTATTTTACAGGAATATAAAATAAAAGCTGTAAAAAAAGAACTTAATTTAATAAAACAATATATTAATAATTTGGAGAAAAATACGAAAAGGAATAATAATGACAATTTTAATAGATAATAAAAAAGTTTTAAAATGGAAATAACTTTAAATCTATCCCTAATACCAATCTTTTTATATGCAATAGTTATTGTTATGGTAATACATATTAGATATAAATATTGGAATTAATTAATGGCAACAAGACAAGCTCACGCAAGGAAAATGACGAATCAAAGAATTAAAAAAACAAAAGAAAAGATATTTAGCTGCATAAAAGGAATGTTTGCATTTGAATATCAAGATTCAAAAGGTAATTGGCTTATTTCAAAAATTGCAAAAGATACAGGAACAAGTCGAACAACTGTATATAAATATTTAAAGGAAATAAAATGATTGAAATAGTAATTTGTGGTTGGATTTTAACAGTAATATTTTTTCTTGTTGGATTTATAGTATTTTATCTTGAATATGAAGAAAGATATAATGAAAAATGCAATCTAGCAGAAGAACTAGAAGAAGTCTTATTTTTAGTAACAGATATTCTACATGATGAATATAAAAGAAGTCTTTTTACACAAGATGAATTATCATATATTCTTACAAATGCTCGTTTATTTACTAGATATGGAAGAGTAAGTATAGGAGCTCTACAAGATAACCCTACTTTTATAAAAAGAGATAAGGCATTTATAGAATATCTAAAAAATGATGTTTGGATTAAAATATATGGTAGGGCTTTTGATACATTTCAAGATATAAAAGATAATTTATAATGTTAGTTAGTATTTATTAATACTAACTAACATTATGATATAATATAAATAATAAAAGAGTTAATTAGGTCTTGGAATGTAAATGAATAATTTTAAAGATTACCTATTAAATACAAATAAAGTTAGAGTAAAAAATCTCGAAGAATTTCACACAAGAGAAAAAGAAATTACTTCAATAAATATAAAATATCTAATAATAAAGATATAAGTAAAGCAAGTATTAACTAATATTATAAAATATTAACTAATACTAAATAACATCAAAGGAAAGAAAATGGAAAAAAGAAAAATAGAGCCTGTAAAAATAGATGATTTGAATATAACTATTGAAACAAAAGAAATTTCAGATTCAAAATCAGAAAAAGTTGGGCGACCTAAAAAATTTACAAAGAAATTAAATACTCCTGTAAATATATATCTTTCAGAGGGTCAATTACAAGCTATTGATGATAAGTTAAAAGAGATTGGATTTAGTGTAAGACAAGATTATTTTAGAAAGCTTTTAAGAGCTGATATACCAAATTTCGATGAATTGTAATATATTTAAAATAAATATATTATTTAATTCTAAATAACATTAATAAGGATTATAAAATGGCAATAGATAAAAGTAAAGAATTTAATATTTTCGCTGGTGTAAATGGAGCTGGTAAAACAACTTTATATTTTAAACAGTTAGAAACAGAAAAAAATAAAAATTTTGGATTAAGAGTAAATATAGATGAAATTGTACAAGCAATAGGTGACTGGAAAAATCCAAAAGACCAAATCAGAGCTTCTAAAATTGCCTTAAAAATTAGAAATGAGCATTTAGAGAATGGTTATTCTTTTAATCAAGAAACTACTTTATGTGGGAAAAGTATTATCTCTTTTATTCATAAAGCAAAAGATAAAGGATATAAGATAAATCTTTATTATGTAGGGCTAGAAAGTGAACAAATAGCAAAAGATAGAGTGAAAATAAGAGTTGCAAAAGGTGGTCACGATATAGCTCCTGAACTTATTGAAAGAAGAT belongs to Arcobacter defluvii and includes:
- a CDS encoding helix-turn-helix domain-containing protein, translating into MATRQAHARKMTNQRIKKTKEKIFSCIKGMFAFEYQDSKGNWLISKIAKDTGTSRTTVYKYLKEIK
- a CDS encoding zeta toxin family protein; its protein translation is MAIDKSKEFNIFAGVNGAGKTTLYFKQLETEKNKNFGLRVNIDEIVQAIGDWKNPKDQIRASKIALKIRNEHLENGYSFNQETTLCGKSIISFIHKAKDKGYKINLYYVGLESEQIAKDRVKIRVAKGGHDIAPELIERRYKESLENLKSILPIVNNLYLFDNSKEFKNIETKKDIENTNWLKNINVLEKIVEKKNLNQKIKQYLKIKI